The Cetobacterium sp. 8H DNA window CTTAAAGTTGATAATTTTTCAAAACTTGTTTTTCTATTTGGATATTCATCGGTATCAAAAACAATAGTTCCTTTTTTATCTTTAATTTCAATAGGTACAATTTCATCTTTAAATCTTCCAGAATCAATAGCAGAGATAGCTTTTATTTGAGAATGAATAGAAAATTCATCCATTTCTTCTCTAGTGATATTATGTTTATCTGCAATATTTTCAGCAGTTATACCCATGTGGACACCATGGAAAGCGTCAGTAAGAGCATCTAAAATCATATGATCTCTAGCTACAGAGTCTCCCATTTTCATACCAGTTCTAACATTACTATTTAAAAGAAGAGGTGCTTGAGACATAGATTCAGTTCCACCAGCTAAGATTAAAGAGTTTTCTCCTGATTTAATACTCTGGTAAGCTGTCATAATAGCTTTCATTCCACTTCCGCAAATAATATTTATTGAGTATGCAGGAACAGTAAAAGGAACACCACCGTTGATAGCTGATTGTCTACCTACACCTTGAGCATGTCCAGCAGATAGAACATTTCCAATAATAACTTCATCTAAATCAGCTGGATTAATTTTAGTTTCTGCAATTATATTTTTTATAACAGAGCCTGCCATTTCACTAGGAGAAATCTTACTTAAAGATCCTAAGAATGAAGCAACAGCTGTTCTTTTAGCGGCAGCAATATAAACTTTTTTCATTTAATGCCCTCCTTTTAAAATTAAACTTCCATAGTTTTTAAATTATCATCAACAATAATTGTAGCTTCAGTAGTTGCAATTATATCTTCAACTGATGAGAAAGGGCTAAGCTCTTTTAAAACTAATCCTTTATCAGTAACTTCAAGAACTCCTTTTTCAGTTACAATTAGGTTAACTTCACTAGCAGCAGTTAATGGTAAAGTACAATTTTTTAAAATTTTAGGACTTCCTTTAGCAGTATGCTCCATAGCGATAATAACTTTTTTAGCACCAACAACAAGATCCATAGCTCCACCCATTCCAGGAACCATTTTTCCAGGAACCATCCAGTTTGCAAGATTTCCTTTTTCATCAACTTGTAATGCACCTAGTACTGTAGCATCAACATGTCCACCACGAATGATTCCAAAAGAAGTAAAACTATCAAAGAAACATCCACCAGGAGCTATAGTTACAAGAGATCCACCTGCATTTGAGATTCTACAATCAGCTTCAGCTTCAGTAGGTGTAGGTCCCATACCAATCAATCCATTCTCAGATTGAAGAGCAACATATATAGAATCAGGAATATAGTTGGCAACCTCTGTAGGTAATCCAATTCCAAGGTTAACAACATCTCCGTCTTTAAATTCTTGAGCAACTCTTTTAGCAATAATTTCTCTGATTTTTTCTTTAGTAAGTTCCATATTAATTCCCTCCCTTAACGATGTAATCAACAAAGATTCCAGGAATAACTATTTCGTTAGGATCCAAAGACCCTTCTACAATTTCATCAGCTTCAACAATAACAATATCAGCAGCTGTAGCCATAACAGTATTGAAATTTCTAGTAGAACCAAAGAAAGAGATATTACCAAAAGAATCAACTTTAGTTCCATATATAAGAGCGACATCTGCTTTTAAAGGTTTTTCAAGCAAATATTTGTTTCCGTCAACTTCGAGAACTGTTTTTCCTTCTTGAACGATGGTACCAATTCCGGTTGGAGTCAAAATTCCACCAAGACCAGCTCCAGCTGCCCTAATTCTTTCAGCAAGAGTACCTTGAGGAACAAGTTCAACTTCCATTTCTCCAGAATGCATTTGTTTTCCAGTTTCTGGATTAGTTCCAATATGAGAAACAATAGCTTTTTTAATTCTTTTGTTAACAACTAATTTACCTCTTTCAAATTCTGGAAAACTAGTGTCATTAGCAATAAGTGTTAAATCTTTAGTTCCATTTTCAAGTAATTTTTCGATAACTTCTTTAGGAGAACCACATTTTAAAAACCCTCCAGTCATAAGAGAAGAACCATCTTTGATAAGTGATGCTGCATAATCAACAGAGACCAATTTTTTCATATTTTTATTCCTCCATTTTAATTTGCAAGTGTATACTTGCCTTTGCCAGTATGAATATATACCTCATATGTAATTAATTTGTCAAGAGTGATGTGTAAAATAAAATTTCGTTTTGTAAAAAAATAGATCACAAATACCTAATTAAAGAGGAAGGTGTAGGAATAAAAAAAATAAAAAAAATTTTATAAAAAAAATAAAAAAATTTGACAAACGAGTCAAAAGTGAAGTATATTCTGTGTTAATACATGTTTTCAGATTATAAGGAGGGGCAATAATGAAAACTAGGGATAAAATATTGGAATCAGCACAAAGGCTTTTTTCAGAAGAAGGATTTGAAAAGATCTCAACAAAGCGATTAGCTACAGAGGCTGGATGTAACGAGGTCACTATTTTTAGGTTGTTTGGAACAAAAAATGGTATTTTAGAAGAGATAATAAATAGATTTGTGGAAGAAAGCAGAATAATAAAAATATTACACGAAAGTCTTACAGGACATCTGGAAGACGATATAGCAAAAAGTATATTACTTTACCAAAGTTTTTTACAGCAACATGAATCTATTTTTAGATTACAGTTAAAACTTTCAGATAGTGATAATCAAAAATTTTTGAGAACAATAGATTTTAAAAACTATTTAGTGGATCATTTTATCGAGGTATTTTATATAAATAAAATAAATTATTCATCAGAAGTTTTTGTCAACAATATGCTTTCAAGTATCATGGGGGGATTTCTTTTAAGAATATTAACAAAAGGTAGATTTTCAAATGAAAGAGAGGAATATTTTTTAAATGAAAAAATAAGCTTTTATCAAAAGACAATCAAACAATATCAAAATTATTAAAAAAAAACTCTAGTTAATTAAAACTAGAGTTTTTTTTATTAATATTTATAGAATCCTTCGCCAGTTTTTCTACCCAATTTTCCAGCTCTAACCATCTTTTTAAGAAGAGTATGAGCTCTATATTTAGAATCTCCAAACTCAGAAGCTAAAACGTCCATTATAGCTAAAACAACATCAAGTCCGATTAAATCTCCTAGTGCTAAGGGACCTATAGGATGATTAGCACCAAATTTCATAGCATTATCAATATCTTCTGTACTAGCAACACCATCAGCTAAAATTCCAATGGCTTCATTAACCATAGGTATTAGAATTCTATTTACAACAAATCCAGGAGCTTCTTGACAAGAAACGGGCTCTTTTCCTAGAGATTTAGAAAGCTCAAGAATAGTGTTGTGAACCTCTTGGCTTGTAGTGTAACCACTTATGATTTCTATTAATTTCATAACAGGTGCAGGATTGAAAAAGTGCATTCCAATAACTTTTTCAGGTCTCTTTGTCGATAGTGCAATTTCAGTAATAGAAAGAGAAGATGTGTTTGTTGCAAAAATAGTTTTTTCATCACAAATTTCATCTAATTTTCCAAATAACTCTTTTTTTACAGCCATTTTTTCAGAAACGGCTTCAATAACTAAATCAGCATCTTTTGCGTCACTTAAATCAGGAGTAGCATTTAATTTTGACAGAATTTCATTTTTTCTTTCTTCTGTAATTTTAACTTTTTCAACTAATTTTGATAAATTTTTTACAAAACCATTTTTGGCTTTTTCAAGAATATCTTTATTAACATCTGTAATTAAAACTTCGTGTCCACCTGTAGCAAAAACTTGAGCAATTCCACTAGCCATAACTCCAGCACCAACAATAAATATTTTCATGATAATCCTCCTATTTGTATGTTTATTTAAATCAATTATTTGTAAATTGAGCTTTTCTTTTTTCTAAGAATGCAGTCATACCCTCTTTCTGATCTTTAGTAGAGAAACAAAGACCAAATAGACTGCTTTCGATGAACATAGACGTCGCTTCATCAACTTGTAGACCTTTATCAATAGCCTCTTTTGAGTATTGTACTGCTAATTTAGCATTAGAACTAATTTTATTAGCCATATTTAAAGCATATTCCATAAGTTCTTCATGTGGAACAACTTGATTAACTAAACCAATATTTAAAGCTTCTTCTGCTCCTATTATATTTCCTGTATAAATTAGTTCCTTTGCTTTAGCAACGCCAACTATTCTAGGAAGTCTTTGTGTTCCTCCTGAACCAGGTGTTATTCCTAAAGTAACTTCAGGTTGACCAAGTTTTGCTTTATCAGATGCAATTCTAATATCACAAGCCATAGCAAGTTCACATCCACCCCCAAGAGCGAATCCATTAATAACTGCTATAACAACTTTGTTAATATTTTCAACAGCATTAAAAGCATTAGTACCAAGGATACCAAAATCTTTTGCATGCTTAGTATCTAAATCTTTCATAAAAGAAATATCAGCTCCAGCAACGAATGCCCTTCCTTCTCCAGTTAAAATAATGACATCAATATCATCATTTTTTTCTAAATTAGCAAAACATTCGTGAATTTCTTTGTAAGTTTCTTCATTCAAAGCATTTAAAGCTTCAGGCCGATTGATTTTAACTGTACAGATTCTATTATCAATACTAGTTAAAAGGTTTTTAAATACCATTTTAATTCCTCCTGTATGTATGTTTGTTATAAAGATTTAACGTCACAGTTATTACCTCATCTATTATAAATTTGTCAAATTTTTTTTATTTAATAAAAAAAATAAATAAAAAAATTGTCGCAAAACATGTCTGTAATAGAGCTATTTAGTATTGAAATGAAACTTTAATAAATAAAAAAATAAAAAAATGGTATTGACTTTAAAAAAAGTGTGGGGTATATATAGCTATTGACAAAACTAAAGTAAGCGCTCACTTACATCCTACTTGAAATTTTTATGAGAAAATAATCATTCTAGGAGGAAAATATGGGATCGGTAACAGCGATAATAAAGCTTAGTCCAGTTTTAGTTTTGGCAGGACTAATGATGAATGGGTATGACGCATTATTAGCAGCACCTTTAGCAACAGTATATGCAGCAGCAGTAGCATCACTTGTAGCAAAAAAGAAAATAGGTGATATTATTGATTCTTGTATTAAAAATGCAAGAGAGATGCAAATAGCGTTCTTTATCTTAATGATGGCTTATGCAATGGCTGAAGCATTTATGTCAACAGGAGTAGGAGCTTCAATAATAAACATAGCATTAGGGTTTGGATTAACAGCTAGAACAGTTGCAGTTGTAGGAGTAATAGTTACATCAATACTGTCTATAGCAACTGGAACAAGTTGGGGAACATTTGCAGCTTGTGCACCAATATTCTTGTGGTTAAATCATATTGTTCAAGGAGATATGTACTTAACACTTGCAGCAATAGCAGGAGGAGCATGTTTTGGAGATAATATAGGTTTAATATCAGATACAACAATTGTTAGTTCTGGAATTCAAAGGGTAGAGGTTGTAAAAAGAATAAGACACCAAGGATTTTGGTCAGCATCAGTACTTGTGTGTGCTGTAGTTACATTCTATGTTGTTAGTGTGATGATGGGATTACCAACTGAAGTTGGAAGTCCAGTTGAAGCTATTAATCAAATACCTGAGTCAGCTTGGGCCGCTTTAGCTGAGAAGAGAGAAAGTGCAGTGGCATTACTAAATCAAGTTAAAAGTGGAGTTCCATATTATATGGTAATTCCTCTAATATTAGTTTTAGTTTCAGCATTTAAAGGAGTAAATACATTACTGTGTCTATTCCTAGGAATTTTTGCTTCATACGCATTTGGAATGTTTGCTGGAACAGTTGAAAGTACTTCAGCATTCTTAGATCTAATCTATTCAGGATTTGAAGGAGCAGGATCATGGGTTATTGTTATGATGATGTGGGTCGCAGCGTTCGGTGGAGTTATGAAAACAATGGATGCATTTAGACCGATATCGATTTTAATCAAAAGAATCTCAGGAAATGTAAGACAACTTATGTTCTATAATGGAGTTTTATCTGTTTTAGGAAATGCAGCTTTAGCTGATGAGATGGCACAAATAGTTACAATAGGTCCAATTATAAAAGAGCTTGTTGAAAAAAATGTAAAAGGAAGCCCAGAAGATATTGAAACATTGAGACTTAGAAATGCTACATTTAGTGACGCTCTTGGAGTTTTTGGTTCACAACTTATTCCTTGGCATGTTTATATAGGATTTTATTTAGGAATAGCAAATGCAGTGTATCCATTAACAACTTTTACTGCAATGAGTATTATAAAGTTCAATTTTATGGCTTATATAGCTGTAGGAAGTATTTTATTTCTGACACTTACAGGACTTGATAGAATAATACCTAGATTTGCTTTACCAAGTGAGCCTAACGTAAGATTATTAGGTGCAGATGAAGAGATTGAAATAGGAACAGAAGTAGAGGAAACAGTATAACAAAATAAAGATGAAGGAGAGAGGAGTTATGACAAAATCAATGATAAGATTAAGAATGAGCTCGGCAGATGCTCATTATGGTGGAAATTTAGTAGACGGTGCGAGAATATTACAATTATTTGGAGATGTAGCAACAGAGCTACTAATTAAGCATGATGGAGATGAGGGTTTGTTTAAAGCTTATAGTAGTGTTGAGTTCATAGCTCCTGTCTATGCAGGAGATTATTTAGAGGTTGTTGGAGAGATTACAAAGGTAGGAAATACATCAAGAACTATGATTTTCGAAGCAAGAAAAGTAATTGTTCCAAGAGCCGATATCTGTGATTCTGCAGCTGATTTTTTAGAAGAACCTATCGTTGTATGTAGAGCAGCTGGTACTTGTGTAGTTCCAAAAGCAGTTCAGAGAAAGGGGTAAAACATGGAAAAACTTATAATAACAGCCGCAATCTGTGGTGCAGAGGTAACAAAAGAACATAACCCAGCTGTTCCTTATACAGTTGAAGAGATAGCAGAAGAAGCATATAGTGCATACAAAGCGGGGGCGAGTATAATACATCTTCATGTA harbors:
- a CDS encoding acetyl-CoA C-acetyltransferase; this translates as MKKVYIAAAKRTAVASFLGSLSKISPSEMAGSVIKNIIAETKINPADLDEVIIGNVLSAGHAQGVGRQSAINGGVPFTVPAYSINIICGSGMKAIMTAYQSIKSGENSLILAGGTESMSQAPLLLNSNVRTGMKMGDSVARDHMILDALTDAFHGVHMGITAENIADKHNITREEMDEFSIHSQIKAISAIDSGRFKDEIVPIEIKDKKGTIVFDTDEYPNRKTSFEKLSTLRPAFKKDGAVTAGNSSGINDGAAILLIASEEAIKKYNLKPLVEIVGVGQGGVDPLVMGLGPVPAIKNVLDKTGLTLEQMDLLELNEAFAVQSLGVIKEVSEMYSIDPAWFNDKTNVNGGAIALGHPVGASGARITTTLIHEMKKRNSNYGLASLCIGGGMGTAIILKNI
- a CDS encoding 3-oxoacid CoA-transferase subunit B — protein: MELTKEKIREIIAKRVAQEFKDGDVVNLGIGLPTEVANYIPDSIYVALQSENGLIGMGPTPTEAEADCRISNAGGSLVTIAPGGCFFDSFTSFGIIRGGHVDATVLGALQVDEKGNLANWMVPGKMVPGMGGAMDLVVGAKKVIIAMEHTAKGSPKILKNCTLPLTAASEVNLIVTEKGVLEVTDKGLVLKELSPFSSVEDIIATTEATIIVDDNLKTMEV
- a CDS encoding CoA transferase subunit A; amino-acid sequence: MKKLVSVDYAASLIKDGSSLMTGGFLKCGSPKEVIEKLLENGTKDLTLIANDTSFPEFERGKLVVNKRIKKAIVSHIGTNPETGKQMHSGEMEVELVPQGTLAERIRAAGAGLGGILTPTGIGTIVQEGKTVLEVDGNKYLLEKPLKADVALIYGTKVDSFGNISFFGSTRNFNTVMATAADIVIVEADEIVEGSLDPNEIVIPGIFVDYIVKGGN
- a CDS encoding TetR/AcrR family transcriptional regulator → MKTRDKILESAQRLFSEEGFEKISTKRLATEAGCNEVTIFRLFGTKNGILEEIINRFVEESRIIKILHESLTGHLEDDIAKSILLYQSFLQQHESIFRLQLKLSDSDNQKFLRTIDFKNYLVDHFIEVFYINKINYSSEVFVNNMLSSIMGGFLLRILTKGRFSNEREEYFLNEKISFYQKTIKQYQNY
- a CDS encoding 3-hydroxybutyryl-CoA dehydrogenase — its product is MKIFIVGAGVMASGIAQVFATGGHEVLITDVNKDILEKAKNGFVKNLSKLVEKVKITEERKNEILSKLNATPDLSDAKDADLVIEAVSEKMAVKKELFGKLDEICDEKTIFATNTSSLSITEIALSTKRPEKVIGMHFFNPAPVMKLIEIISGYTTSQEVHNTILELSKSLGKEPVSCQEAPGFVVNRILIPMVNEAIGILADGVASTEDIDNAMKFGANHPIGPLALGDLIGLDVVLAIMDVLASEFGDSKYRAHTLLKKMVRAGKLGRKTGEGFYKY
- a CDS encoding enoyl-CoA hydratase-related protein, whose product is MVFKNLLTSIDNRICTVKINRPEALNALNEETYKEIHECFANLEKNDDIDVIILTGEGRAFVAGADISFMKDLDTKHAKDFGILGTNAFNAVENINKVVIAVINGFALGGGCELAMACDIRIASDKAKLGQPEVTLGITPGSGGTQRLPRIVGVAKAKELIYTGNIIGAEEALNIGLVNQVVPHEELMEYALNMANKISSNAKLAVQYSKEAIDKGLQVDEATSMFIESSLFGLCFSTKDQKEGMTAFLEKRKAQFTNN
- a CDS encoding Na+/H+ antiporter NhaC family protein gives rise to the protein MGSVTAIIKLSPVLVLAGLMMNGYDALLAAPLATVYAAAVASLVAKKKIGDIIDSCIKNAREMQIAFFILMMAYAMAEAFMSTGVGASIINIALGFGLTARTVAVVGVIVTSILSIATGTSWGTFAACAPIFLWLNHIVQGDMYLTLAAIAGGACFGDNIGLISDTTIVSSGIQRVEVVKRIRHQGFWSASVLVCAVVTFYVVSVMMGLPTEVGSPVEAINQIPESAWAALAEKRESAVALLNQVKSGVPYYMVIPLILVLVSAFKGVNTLLCLFLGIFASYAFGMFAGTVESTSAFLDLIYSGFEGAGSWVIVMMMWVAAFGGVMKTMDAFRPISILIKRISGNVRQLMFYNGVLSVLGNAALADEMAQIVTIGPIIKELVEKNVKGSPEDIETLRLRNATFSDALGVFGSQLIPWHVYIGFYLGIANAVYPLTTFTAMSIIKFNFMAYIAVGSILFLTLTGLDRIIPRFALPSEPNVRLLGADEEIEIGTEVEETV
- a CDS encoding hotdog domain-containing protein, translating into MTKSMIRLRMSSADAHYGGNLVDGARILQLFGDVATELLIKHDGDEGLFKAYSSVEFIAPVYAGDYLEVVGEITKVGNTSRTMIFEARKVIVPRADICDSAADFLEEPIVVCRAAGTCVVPKAVQRKG